A window of Peromyscus eremicus chromosome 7, PerEre_H2_v1, whole genome shotgun sequence contains these coding sequences:
- the Rbm15b gene encoding putative RNA-binding protein 15B, producing MKRQNERDSSPSGRGSSSSAKRPREREREAEAGGRRAAHKASGGTKHPVPARARDKPRGSGGGGHRDGRAAGDANHRASSGRSSGAPGGGGRTGKASGDSGTGGASPRASPLPPPPPPPGAEPAGPGSTAAPEYKTLLISSLSPALPAEHLEDRLFHQFKRFGEISLRLSHTPELGRVAYVNFRHPQDAREARQHALARQLLLYDRPLKVEPVYLRGGGGGGGGGSSRRSSSSSAAASTPPPGPPAAADPLGYLPLHGGYQYKQRSLSPVAAPPLREPRARHAAAAFALDAAAAAAVGLSRERALDYYGLYDDRGRPYSYPAVCEEDLMPEDDQRATRNLFIGNLDHSVSEVELRRAFEKYGIIEEVVIKRPARGQGGAYAFLKFQNLDMAHRAKVAMSGRVIGRNPIKIGYGKANPTTRLWVGGLGPNTSLAALAREFDRFGSIRTIDHVKGDNFAYIQYESLDAAQAACAKMRGFPLGGPDRRLRVDFAKAEETRYPQQYQPSPLPVHYELLTDGYTRHRNLDPDLRVRDRTPPHLLYSDRDRTFLEGDWTSSLSKSSDRRNSLEGYSRSVRSRSGERWGGDGDRTIAKPWEERRKRRSLSSDRGRTAHSPYEERSRTKGGGQQSERGSDRTPERSRKENHSSEGAKESGSNSLSNSRHAEERGHHHHHHEAPDSSHGKKTRESERNHRTTEAEPKTLEEPKHETKKLKTLSEYAQTLQLGWNGLLVLKNSCFPTSMHILEGDQGVISGLLKDHTSGSKLTQLKIAQRLRLDQPKLDEVTRRIKQGSPNGYAVLLAIQSTPSGPGTEGVPTVEPGLQRRLLRNLVSYLKQKQAAGVISLPVGGSKGRDSTGMLYAFPPCDFSQQYLQSALRTLGKLEDEHMVIVIVRDTA from the coding sequence ATGAAGCGGCAGAACGAGCGAGACTCCAGCCCGAGCGGGCGTGGCTCGTCATCGTCCGCCAAGCGGCCGCGGGAGCGCgaacgggaggcagaggcgggcgggcGGCGAGCAGCGCACAAGGCCTCCGGCGGCACCAAGCACCCCGTTCCAGCGCGGGCTCGTGACAAGCCccgcggcagcggcggcggcgggcacCGCGACGGTCGCGCTGCCGGGGATGCGAATCACCGAGCGAGCAGCGGGCGCTCCTCGGGCGCGCCCGGAGGCGGAGGACGCACCGGCAAGGCCTCCGGGGACTCCGGTACCGGCGGCGCGTCGCCCCGCGCCTCTCCGCtcccgccgcccccgccgccccccGGGGCGGAACCTGCGGGTCCCGGCTCCACGGCGGCTCCGGAATACAAGACGCTCCTCATCAGCAGCCTGAGCCCCGCGCTGCCGGCCGAGCACCTGGAGGACCGGCTCTTCCACCAGTTCAAGCGTTTCGGTGAGATCAGCCTGCGCCTGTCGCACACACCGGAGCTGGGCCGCGTGGCCTATGTGAACTTCCGGCACCCCCAGGACGCGCGCGAGGCCCGGCAACACGCGCTGGCCCGGCAGCTGCTGCTCTACGACCGCCCGCTCAAGGTAGAGCCGGTCTACctgcgcggcggcggcggcggcggcggcggcgggagcaGCCGgcgcagtagcagcagcagcgcCGCTGCCTCCACGCCGCCCCCCGGGCCCCCCGCGGCCGCCGATCCGCTGGGCTACCTGCCGCTGCACGGGGGCTACCAGTACAAGCAGCGCTCGCTGTCCCCGGTGGCCGCCCCGCCCCTGCGGGAGCCCCGCGCCCGGCACGCCGCGGCAGCCTTTGCCCTGGATGCGGCGGCCGCGGCGGCCGTGGGACTGTCCCGGGAGCGGGCCTTGGACTACTACGGGCTGTACGACGACCGCGGGCGCCCCTACAGCTACCCGGCCGTGTGCGAGGAAGACCTGATGCCAGAGGACGACCAGAGAGCCACTCGAAACCTCTTCATCGGGAACCTGGACCACAGTGTGTCTGAGGTGGAGCTTCGACGGGCCTTCGAGAAGTACGGCATCATTGAGGAGGTGGTCATCAAGAGGCCTGCCCGCGGCCAGGGTGGTGCCTATGCCTTCCTCAAGTTCCAGAACCTGGACATGGCACACAGGGCCAAAGTGGCTATGTCCGGCCGGGTGATTGGCAGAAACCCTATAAAGATAGGCTACGGCAAGGCTAACCCCACCACCCGCCTCTGGGTGGGTGGTCTGGGACCTAACACCTCGCTGGCGGCCCTGGCCCGGGAATTTGATCGCTTTGGGAGCATCCGGACCATCGATCACGTCAAAGGAGACAACTTTGCCTACATCCAGTACGAGAGCCTGGACGCAGCCCAAGCCGCCTGTGCTAAAATGAGGGGCTTTCCCTTGGGTGGTCCAGATCGCAGGCTCAGGGTGGATTTTGCCAAAGCAGAAGAGACTCGCTATCCCCAGCAGTACCAGCCCTCACCTCTCCCTGTGCACTATGAGCTGCTCACTGATGGGTATACCCGGCATCGAAACCTGGACCCTGACCTCAGGGTGCGGGATAGGACCCCTCCACACCTTCTGTATTCGGACCGAGACCGGACCTTTTTGGAAGGGGACTGGACCAGCAGCCTCAGTAAAAGTTCGGACCGCAGAAACAGCCTGGAGGGGTATAGCCGCTCGGTGCGCAGCCGGAGCGGTGAACgctggggaggagatggggacCGGACTATAGCCAAGCCCTGGGAAGAGAGACGCAAGCGGAGGAGCCTTTCCAGTGACCGTGGAAGGACAGCTCACTCCCCTTATGAGGAACGGAGCAGGACCAAGGGTGGGGGCCAGCAGTCTGAGCGAGGCTCGGACCGCACCCCTGAGCGTAGCCGGAAGGAGAACCACTCCAGTGAAGGGGCCAAGGAGTCAGGCAGCAACTCGCTCAGCAACAGCAGACATGCAGAGGAGAGgggccaccatcaccaccaccacgaGGCTCCAGACTCTTCCCATGGGAAGAAGACCAGAGAGAGTGAACGCAATCATCGGACCACTGAGGCAGAGCCCAAGACTCTTGAAGAGCCAAAACACGAGACCAAAAAGCTAAAGACTCTTTCAGAGTATGCTCAGACACTGCAGCTGGGTTGGAATGGGCTTCTAGTTTTGAAAAACAGCTGCTTTCCAACATCTATGCACATCCTAGAGGGGGACCAGGGAGTTATCAGTGGTCTCCTCAAAGACCACACTTCTGGCAGCAAGCTGACCCAGCTAAAGATTGCCCAGCGCCTTCGACTGGACCAGCCCAAGCTGGACGAGGTCACCCGCCGCATCAAGCAGGGGAGCCCCAATGGCTATGCAGTGCTCCTGGCCATCCAGTCAACCCCCAGTGGGCCTGGCACTGAGGGGGTGCCCACGGTGGAGCCAGGCCTACAGAGGCGGCTTCTCAGGAACCTGGTCTCCTACTTGAAACAGAAGCAGGCCGCGGGGGTGATCAGCCTGCCGGTGGGTGGGTCTAAGGGCAGAGACAGCACGGGCATGCTCTATGCCTTCCCGCCCTGCGACTTCTCACAGCAGTACCTCCAGTCAGCACTGAGGACATTGGGCAAGCTAGAGGACGAACACATGGTGATCGTTATTGTCCGAGACACTGCCTAG
- the Manf gene encoding mesencephalic astrocyte-derived neurotrophic factor: MWATRGLAVALALSVLPNSRALRPGDCEVCISYLGRFYQDLKDRDVTFSPATIEEELIKFCREARGKENRLCYYIGATDDAATKIINEVSKPLAHHIPVEKICEKLKKKDSQICELKYDKQIDLSTVDLKKLRVKELKKILDDWGEMCKGCAEKSDYIRKINELMPKYAPKAASARTDL; encoded by the exons ATGTGGGCTACGCGCGGGCTGGCGGTAGCGCTGGCCCTCAGCGTGCTGCCTAACAGCCGGGCGCTGCGGCCAGGCGACTGCGAAG tttGTATTTCTTATCTGGGAAGATTTTACCAGGACCTCAAAGACAGAGATGTTACATTTTCACCAGCCACTATTGAAGAAGAACTTATAAAGTTCTGCCGTGAAGCAAGAGGCAAAGAGAATCGGTTG TGCTACTACATCGGGGCCACAGATGATGCAGCCACCAAGATCATCAACGAGGTGTCAAAGCCCCTGGCCCACCATATCCCTGTGGAGAAGATCTGTGAGAAGCTGAAGAAGAAAGACAGCCAGATCTGTGAGCTAAAATACG ACAAGCAGATTGACCTGAGCACAGTGGACCTGAAGAAGCTCCGGGTGAAAGAGCTGAAGAAGATCCTGGATGACTGGGGGGAGATGTGCAAAGGCTGTGCAGAAAAGTCTGACTATATCCGGAAGATAAATGAACTGATGCCTAAATACGCCCCCAAGGCAGCCAGCGCACGGACTGATTTATAG